DNA from bacterium:
CGCGTTGGACTGATCGATGCCCGCGTTCGCGCACACCAGTCCGTGGTGCGTCTCGGTGATCAGCACGCCCGGGGCCGCGCGCACCACGCGCCGGGATTCGCCGAGAGTCAGTTCGACCAGACGCGGATCCTTGTCGACCTGTTTGGCGAGTTCGATGGCCTCGGCGGACGGCTTCACGCGCTCGAGCGGGATCACGCGATCTTCCGCCTTCGAGACGATTTTCTGCGCGACCACGAGTACGCCCGGGCCTTCTGGGACGAGCTCGGCCAGCATGCGCGGCAGGTCATCGTGCGCGCGGATTTCCGGGAGGCCCTGGAGCGCGACCAGTTCGAGACGCATCAGGACAGCAACTCGCGCAGGATTTCGCGCGTGCGACACGGCACGGCGGTGGCGATCAGGCGTACCGCGTCATCGGGCGTGTCGAGGTCGACTCGCGTCGACTCGGGCATCGCCGTGTACCAGAGCGCTTCGCAACCGGCTTCCTGCGCGGCGATCTGATGTGCGCGACTGCTCTCGGGACCGAAGCGCGCGGGGATGCGCGTGGGCGGACGCCGCAGGAGGAGGGCGGTCCCTTCATCGGCGGCCGGTGCGATGACCACCGGGTAGTCCCCACTCGCATCGATCATCGCATCGATGTCCGCGCCCTTCAGCAGGGGAAGATCGCCCAGGACCACGAGCATCCCGTCGTAGCCCTGAGCTTCGAGATCCGCCGCCGCTTCGTCGATCACCGGGTTCAGACCGGGGTCGGGCTTGCGTTCGCGCACCCGGGCTCCGGCTTCCCGCGCGGCATCGGCGACGGCCGGATCGTCGGTCAGCACCAGCACGCGATCGATATGTTTTGCGGACTTGAGCGCGTCGAGCACATCTGCAAGCAACGCTCGAAGGATGCGTTCGACTTCCGCGTCGCTGAAGCGCGAGCGCAGGCGCTTCTTGGCGCGCGTGAAATCCTTGACCGGAACCGCGGCAGCCAGTCTCATGCCGGATGTCCGGCCAGGTCCAGAGCGCTACGGGCCAGGTCCGCGGCGATCTCTACCTTTCGCA
Protein-coding regions in this window:
- the cofC gene encoding 2-phospho-L-lactate guanylyltransferase; protein product: MRLAAAVPVKDFTRAKKRLRSRFSDAEVERILRALLADVLDALKSAKHIDRVLVLTDDPAVADAAREAGARVRERKPDPGLNPVIDEAAADLEAQGYDGMLVVLGDLPLLKGADIDAMIDASGDYPVVIAPAADEGTALLLRRPPTRIPARFGPESSRAHQIAAQEAGCEALWYTAMPESTRVDLDTPDDAVRLIATAVPCRTREILRELLS